A part of Marinomonas rhizomae genomic DNA contains:
- the argF gene encoding ornithine carbamoyltransferase, which produces MSPRHFLTLKDLSSDELKQLLLRASELKKIHHEGTLFQPLKNRVLAMIFEKSSTRTRVSFEAGMAQFGGHALFLSSRDTQLGRGEPVEDSARVISSMVDAVMIRTFDHETVETFAKYSSVPVINALTDDYHPCQLLADMQTYQEHRGSIEGKKVVWVGDGNNMCNSYINAAAMLDFHLVIACPVGYEPNADLVAEHADRVSVLHDAHEAAKGADLIVTDVFASMGQEDEQEQRLKDFDGFQVNSELMAKANPDALFMHCLPAHRGEEVSADVIDRPDSVVWDEAENRLHAQKALLEFLLCH; this is translated from the coding sequence TATCTTCTGACGAGTTAAAACAGTTACTTCTACGAGCTTCTGAGCTTAAGAAAATCCATCACGAAGGCACTCTATTTCAACCGCTGAAAAATCGAGTTTTAGCGATGATATTTGAAAAGTCATCGACGCGAACTCGGGTTTCATTTGAAGCTGGGATGGCTCAATTTGGCGGCCACGCATTGTTTCTTTCATCTCGTGATACTCAATTAGGACGCGGTGAACCTGTTGAAGACAGTGCTCGTGTTATTTCTAGCATGGTCGATGCGGTGATGATTAGAACCTTTGATCACGAAACCGTCGAAACCTTTGCTAAATACTCGTCCGTTCCAGTTATCAATGCGTTAACAGACGATTATCACCCATGCCAACTACTGGCTGATATGCAAACCTATCAGGAACATCGCGGTTCTATCGAAGGTAAAAAGGTTGTTTGGGTTGGCGATGGTAACAACATGTGCAACTCTTATATAAACGCAGCTGCTATGCTCGACTTCCATCTAGTCATTGCTTGTCCTGTAGGCTATGAACCCAACGCTGATCTGGTTGCAGAACATGCCGATAGAGTCTCAGTACTTCATGACGCTCATGAAGCTGCCAAAGGCGCTGATCTTATTGTTACTGACGTGTTTGCCTCAATGGGCCAAGAAGACGAGCAAGAACAGCGTCTAAAAGACTTCGATGGATTCCAAGTAAACAGTGAACTAATGGCGAAAGCCAATCCTGATGCTTTGTTTATGCACTGCTTGCCCGCTCACCGAGGTGAAGAAGTGTCTGCGGACGTAATAGACCGCCCAGATAGTGTTGTCTGGGACGAAGCAGAAAACCGTTTGCACGCACAAAAAGCACTACTTGAATTTTTGCTTTGCCACTAA
- a CDS encoding LysR family transcriptional regulator: MSIIEVRHLKTLTALRETGSLVEAAERVHLTQSALSHQLKDLEEKLGCPLFIRKTKPVRFTSAGLRLLQLADDVLLSFRSAQRDIQRFAEGESGRLHIAIECHSCYEWLMPTIDHFREHWPDVELDLSTAFGFMPLPALARGDLDLVVTSDPQDIPNIEYIPLFQYESQVALSRHHALAKKDFLTPEDFEKETLITYPVEIERLDIFKHFLNPADVSPAKIRHSELTLMMMQLVASGRGVCCLPNWALTEYTNRQYVITKSLGEEGVWCKLYLAIRKDQRENAYMEDLISTASKTCFKNLKGILAPEL, translated from the coding sequence ATGAGCATTATTGAAGTTAGGCATTTAAAAACACTGACCGCCCTCAGAGAAACTGGCAGCTTAGTCGAAGCCGCTGAACGAGTTCACTTAACACAATCCGCTTTGTCGCATCAGCTCAAAGATCTAGAAGAGAAACTCGGTTGCCCACTTTTCATCCGAAAAACAAAACCCGTCCGCTTTACCAGTGCTGGATTGCGTTTATTGCAGCTTGCCGATGATGTGTTACTTTCATTTCGCTCTGCTCAGCGCGACATACAACGCTTTGCTGAAGGTGAAAGTGGACGCTTGCACATAGCTATCGAATGCCACAGTTGCTATGAGTGGCTTATGCCGACAATTGACCACTTCCGCGAACATTGGCCTGATGTCGAACTCGACCTATCTACCGCTTTTGGATTCATGCCATTACCAGCTCTTGCTCGAGGTGATTTGGATTTGGTTGTGACATCCGATCCACAAGACATTCCGAATATTGAATACATTCCATTGTTTCAATATGAATCTCAGGTCGCCTTGTCTCGACATCATGCTTTGGCAAAAAAAGATTTTCTAACACCTGAAGATTTTGAGAAAGAAACACTCATTACCTATCCGGTAGAAATAGAAAGACTGGATATTTTTAAACATTTCTTAAATCCTGCAGATGTGTCGCCAGCTAAAATTCGTCACAGTGAATTAACATTGATGATGATGCAGTTAGTGGCAAGTGGGCGGGGGGTATGCTGCTTACCAAACTGGGCCTTAACAGAATACACAAATCGACAATACGTCATTACTAAGTCGCTGGGCGAAGAAGGGGTGTGGTGCAAACTCTACTTGGCCATCAGGAAGGATCAGCGCGAGAACGCCTATATGGAAGACCTGATTTCTACCGCATCAAAAACCTGCTTTAAAAATCTAAAAGGTATTCTAGCGCCAGAACTTTAA
- a CDS encoding ATP-binding protein, whose amino-acid sequence MWRLYRHLIFGGVVIVVCCYIVMEFTQIRFGTSKAEQLLCVDAEISSAILLSGIKKNLSDSQFNWASESSGPLSIEPISSLIADKKWLKLPNNKYQITFGKNDEPVLIGHADQGSPLFKIESLLRQFLLANDVSYHDKVTLLKSMSCLSVEDVSYTVSSPLTAVALVSGAYSEYGFVWKDEGANNPVYLSVVHDDNVSLTLIVVIVVGAGIAIMLLLIWRELISLDFKRKTFESITRQIARGRSGLPKEIPDSSGTLKELAYSFDSMSSHIQRLLKVQREMINAISHELRTPIARLRFGLEVMKDEVDDDVAKTIEALEGDVEELNTLVDEVLTYGKLEEGSLALNFKELSISQLVGDILKHNHLLLQHLNVEVNINETDLVLADEHHLSRALQNLILNASKYAAGKIVITFSHDEERWQLDIEDDGPGIAFEDRDKVFIPFQRLDNSRTRASGGYGLGLAIVQRIAFWHGGAVLIDASESGGAKFSLIWSRNQHQNSLS is encoded by the coding sequence ATGTGGCGGTTATATCGACACCTTATTTTTGGGGGTGTCGTTATTGTGGTGTGTTGTTACATCGTCATGGAATTCACCCAAATTCGGTTTGGTACATCAAAAGCTGAACAATTACTTTGCGTTGATGCTGAAATTAGTTCTGCGATACTCCTTTCAGGTATTAAAAAAAATCTCTCCGACTCCCAATTTAATTGGGCTTCTGAGTCTTCAGGTCCACTTTCTATCGAGCCCATTTCTTCTCTTATCGCCGATAAGAAATGGCTTAAGCTCCCCAATAACAAATATCAAATTACATTCGGTAAAAACGATGAGCCTGTTCTTATTGGGCATGCTGATCAGGGTAGCCCTCTGTTTAAAATAGAGTCGTTGTTAAGGCAGTTTTTGTTAGCAAATGACGTCTCCTACCATGATAAAGTTACCTTGCTAAAAAGTATGTCTTGCCTTTCTGTGGAGGATGTTTCCTACACGGTTTCTAGCCCACTAACAGCCGTTGCTCTTGTGAGTGGTGCCTATAGTGAATATGGCTTTGTCTGGAAGGATGAGGGAGCCAATAATCCCGTTTATTTGTCTGTTGTTCATGATGATAATGTGTCCTTGACTTTAATTGTGGTCATTGTTGTCGGTGCCGGCATTGCCATTATGTTACTGCTAATTTGGCGCGAGCTAATCTCATTGGACTTTAAACGCAAAACATTCGAAAGCATTACTCGTCAAATTGCTCGTGGTCGCAGTGGTTTACCGAAAGAGATTCCTGATAGCAGTGGCACGCTGAAAGAGTTAGCGTATTCATTTGATTCCATGTCTTCGCATATTCAGCGGCTATTAAAAGTACAGCGCGAAATGATTAATGCTATCTCTCATGAGTTAAGAACGCCCATTGCTCGTTTACGCTTTGGTTTAGAAGTGATGAAAGATGAAGTTGACGATGATGTGGCTAAAACGATTGAAGCACTTGAAGGGGATGTTGAGGAGTTGAATACACTGGTTGATGAAGTGCTAACTTATGGAAAGTTAGAGGAGGGCTCATTGGCTCTTAACTTCAAAGAACTGTCTATTTCTCAGTTAGTTGGCGATATATTAAAACATAATCATTTATTGCTTCAGCATCTCAATGTTGAGGTGAATATTAATGAAACTGATCTAGTTTTAGCTGATGAGCATCATTTGAGTCGAGCATTGCAGAACCTTATTTTAAATGCCTCAAAGTACGCTGCTGGTAAAATTGTTATTACTTTTTCTCATGATGAAGAGCGTTGGCAGTTAGATATTGAAGATGATGGGCCAGGCATCGCATTTGAAGATAGGGATAAGGTTTTTATACCTTTTCAGCGATTAGATAACAGTCGTACACGTGCTTCTGGTGGCTATGGATTAGGGTTGGCGATCGTGCAGCGAATTGCTTTTTGGCATGGTGGTGCAGTATTGATCGATGCCAGTGAATCTGGCGGAGCTAAGTTCAGTTTGATTTGGTCTCGTAATCAGCATCAGAACTCTCTGTCCTGA
- a CDS encoding winged helix-turn-helix domain-containing protein has product MSIDDNRSILIVEDDERLALLTQEYLQKNGFTVGIEPDGRKAISRIVDEQPALVILDLMLPGADGFTVCRSVRNDYKGPILMLTARSDDVDQILGLEIGADDYVSKPAKPRVLLARVQSLLRRSTQDVDLTIDVSKEEQNLVFGPLTIDNSRREAWLSEEEIELTSAEFDLLWLLSSNAGRILSREEIFGELRGIEYDGQDRSVDVRISRIRSKIGDDPIHPRRIKTIRSKGYLFVKEV; this is encoded by the coding sequence ATGAGCATAGATGACAACAGAAGCATTTTGATTGTTGAAGACGATGAGCGTTTGGCGTTACTTACTCAAGAGTACCTGCAGAAAAATGGCTTTACTGTTGGGATCGAACCTGATGGGCGCAAAGCGATTTCTCGTATTGTTGATGAACAACCTGCTTTGGTTATTTTGGATCTTATGCTGCCAGGGGCAGATGGTTTTACGGTATGCCGCAGCGTCCGTAATGACTACAAAGGTCCTATTTTGATGTTAACCGCTCGAAGTGACGATGTTGATCAAATATTAGGGTTAGAAATCGGTGCCGATGATTATGTGTCTAAACCTGCCAAACCTAGAGTTTTGTTAGCTCGAGTTCAATCTTTACTTCGTCGCAGCACACAAGATGTAGATCTGACGATTGATGTTTCTAAAGAAGAACAAAATTTAGTTTTTGGTCCTTTGACGATTGATAATTCTCGCCGTGAAGCATGGTTGAGCGAGGAAGAGATCGAATTAACCAGTGCGGAATTTGATTTGTTATGGTTGCTGTCGAGTAATGCCGGCCGCATCTTGAGCCGAGAAGAGATTTTTGGTGAGTTGCGTGGTATCGAATACGACGGTCAAGATCGCTCGGTTGATGTTAGAATTTCTCGTATACGTTCAAAAATTGGTGATGATCCTATTCATCCCCGTCGTATAAAGACTATACGAAGTAAAGGGTATCTATTTGTAAAAGAAGTATAA
- a CDS encoding DUF1499 domain-containing protein, with amino-acid sequence MVRWIVALIVVLFVGFFVYVNISNKLPEGLGLTDGELMPCPSSPNCVSTQASPEDVEHYAETIVYTGDRMKTQLLIESFILNNGNAHLVSSTLGYVHFEVKSPLVGYIDDVEFYLPAADSVVHVRSASRVGYSDFGTNRERVRQIQSLLVD; translated from the coding sequence ATGGTTCGCTGGATAGTTGCATTGATTGTTGTCTTGTTCGTAGGTTTCTTTGTATACGTCAATATAAGTAATAAATTGCCTGAGGGACTTGGACTAACGGATGGTGAGTTGATGCCTTGTCCTTCTTCACCGAACTGTGTTTCTACACAAGCATCTCCAGAGGATGTGGAACACTACGCGGAAACAATCGTCTACACTGGCGACCGTATGAAGACTCAGTTGTTGATTGAGTCTTTTATTCTAAACAATGGTAACGCTCATCTGGTTAGCAGCACATTGGGCTATGTTCACTTTGAAGTGAAAAGTCCTCTGGTTGGCTATATTGATGATGTTGAGTTTTATCTACCAGCTGCCGACAGTGTGGTGCATGTACGTTCTGCTTCCCGAGTTGGTTATTCTGATTTTGGTACTAACCGCGAGAGAGTTAGACAAATTCAAAGTCTTCTAGTAGATTGA
- the rluB gene encoding 23S rRNA pseudouridine(2605) synthase RluB yields the protein MDEKLQKVLARAGQGSRREMETRIREGRVLVNGEVATLGDRVSVKDTITIDGYSIIATEAGENRRVIIYNKPEGEVCTRKDPEGRPTVFDKLPKLRGERWIAVGRLDINTSGLLLFTTDGELANRLMHPSTEIDREYLVRVMGEVTDENLATLKKGVILDDGVAKFTDIVDGGGEGINRWFYVCLMEGRNREVRRLWESQGVKVNRLKRVRFGPVFLPSKAKVGRWVEMEDKDVNSLCAMVDLKLSELTPKTQQEKLELKRHKNKATAGGARRAPPKGFDWQSNDKPEFKPKKPGKRSFR from the coding sequence ATGGACGAGAAGTTACAAAAAGTATTAGCAAGAGCGGGTCAAGGTTCACGTCGTGAAATGGAAACCCGTATTCGTGAAGGTCGTGTATTGGTTAATGGTGAAGTTGCTACATTAGGCGACCGCGTTAGCGTTAAAGATACGATCACAATAGATGGTTATTCTATTATTGCTACCGAAGCCGGTGAAAATCGCCGGGTTATTATTTATAACAAACCAGAAGGTGAAGTCTGTACTCGTAAAGACCCAGAAGGTCGACCGACTGTGTTTGATAAACTGCCAAAATTGCGCGGAGAGCGTTGGATTGCCGTTGGCCGTTTGGATATTAATACTTCCGGTTTGCTGCTTTTCACCACAGATGGTGAGTTGGCAAATCGATTAATGCACCCTTCAACCGAAATAGATCGCGAGTATCTTGTCCGCGTGATGGGTGAAGTTACTGATGAAAATCTGGCTACCTTGAAAAAAGGCGTTATTTTAGATGATGGTGTTGCCAAGTTTACCGACATTGTTGATGGCGGTGGTGAAGGTATTAACCGTTGGTTCTATGTTTGCTTGATGGAAGGTCGTAACCGTGAAGTTCGTCGTCTTTGGGAGTCTCAAGGCGTAAAAGTGAATCGTCTTAAACGTGTTCGCTTTGGTCCTGTCTTCTTGCCGTCAAAAGCAAAAGTTGGCCGTTGGGTCGAGATGGAAGACAAAGATGTTAACTCTTTATGTGCCATGGTTGATCTGAAACTGTCAGAATTGACACCAAAGACGCAGCAAGAGAAATTGGAATTAAAGCGTCATAAAAACAAAGCGACGGCTGGCGGCGCTCGTCGTGCGCCACCAAAAGGCTTTGATTGGCAGAGCAATGACAAGCCTGAGTTTAAACCCAAAAAACCAGGTAAAAGATCATTTCGTTAA
- a CDS encoding L-threonylcarbamoyladenylate synthase: MSQFFQIHPENPQARLVKQAAEVIRNGGVIAYPTDCGYSLGCHLGDKEALDRIRAIRRLDDKHNFTLVCRDLSEISTYARFDNRLYRLLKNNTPGPYTFIFNATSEVPRRLLHPKRKTIGIRVPNNNIVSALLEELGEPIMSVSLILPGETDPMTDPYDIRDTLEHALDLVIDGGFCGLQPTTVVKMDADSIEVVRVGAGDPAPFL, from the coding sequence TTGAGTCAATTTTTTCAGATACACCCAGAAAACCCGCAAGCGCGTTTAGTAAAACAGGCAGCGGAAGTGATTCGTAATGGTGGCGTTATTGCGTATCCAACAGACTGTGGGTATTCGCTTGGCTGTCATTTGGGCGATAAAGAAGCGTTAGATAGAATTCGTGCTATTCGTCGTTTGGATGATAAGCATAATTTTACCTTGGTGTGTCGTGATTTGTCTGAAATATCAACCTACGCACGATTTGATAATCGTTTGTATCGGTTGTTGAAAAATAATACGCCTGGCCCCTACACTTTTATATTTAATGCCACATCGGAAGTACCTAGACGATTATTACACCCTAAAAGAAAGACAATTGGTATTCGTGTTCCGAATAACAACATAGTGTCTGCGTTATTAGAAGAATTGGGTGAACCAATTATGAGCGTTTCTCTTATTTTGCCTGGAGAAACGGACCCAATGACAGATCCGTATGATATTCGCGATACGTTGGAACATGCGCTAGATTTAGTCATTGATGGCGGGTTTTGTGGGCTGCAGCCAACAACGGTAGTAAAAATGGATGCAGATAGTATTGAAGTTGTACGTGTTGGTGCAGGTGATCCTGCTCCCTTTCTGTAA